One window of the Bradyrhizobium sp. NP1 genome contains the following:
- a CDS encoding PAS domain-containing protein gives MKCDLYVQAVEAVYACGHEGEGVSAALALTSQLLGAVGATFEVIDKATRQPLVFCSAGLPPVAGTQYVEEFAALCPRHPPVLSQQPGQLSWDYKFLDESAMDRDPFYSDFLPKNDLRYFIAAVLEQTPERIAVVSVQRSRRQGHVSDREIALMQKLCPHFQRAYMMRAQLTAVPARTDALEDAFNLLADGVALLSRDGRIVYANEALRMMAASGGDFRLDRDTVAFSSTELRSRFTAALGAALRAGDPSAAFALTDFAVPRQDGAPPYTVSLRPLSRARTDTQHNPDAVAMLLIHDPLQQNSAICRMLQELYGLTRAEAHLVQALGTGMTAVAYARSRGLSVTTVYTHLRRTREKTGWRSVAELTRRFYELNVALRAN, from the coding sequence GTGAAGTGTGATCTCTATGTGCAGGCCGTCGAGGCGGTGTATGCCTGCGGCCATGAAGGGGAAGGCGTTTCTGCGGCGCTGGCTTTGACCAGCCAACTACTCGGCGCGGTCGGAGCAACGTTCGAGGTGATCGACAAGGCGACGCGTCAGCCGCTCGTGTTCTGTTCGGCCGGCCTGCCGCCGGTCGCCGGAACGCAATATGTCGAAGAATTCGCGGCTCTCTGCCCGCGCCACCCGCCGGTCCTGTCGCAGCAGCCCGGCCAACTGAGCTGGGACTACAAGTTCCTCGATGAAAGCGCGATGGATCGCGATCCCTTTTATTCCGATTTCCTGCCAAAAAACGACTTGCGCTATTTCATTGCCGCCGTGCTCGAACAGACGCCGGAAAGAATCGCTGTCGTGTCCGTGCAACGCTCCCGCCGCCAGGGCCATGTCAGCGACCGCGAGATCGCGCTGATGCAGAAACTCTGCCCGCATTTTCAGAGAGCCTACATGATGAGAGCCCAGCTCACCGCTGTCCCTGCCCGCACCGACGCCCTGGAGGATGCCTTCAACCTCTTGGCCGACGGCGTCGCGTTGCTCAGCCGCGACGGCCGGATCGTCTATGCCAACGAGGCGCTGCGCATGATGGCGGCGAGCGGCGGCGATTTCCGTCTCGACCGCGACACCGTAGCGTTCTCAAGCACCGAGCTGCGCAGCCGTTTCACGGCGGCGCTCGGCGCGGCGCTGCGCGCCGGCGATCCTTCCGCGGCCTTTGCGCTGACCGACTTCGCCGTGCCGCGCCAAGACGGCGCACCGCCCTACACGGTGTCGCTGCGGCCGCTGTCGCGGGCACGGACGGACACGCAGCACAATCCCGATGCGGTGGCGATGCTCCTGATCCACGATCCGCTGCAGCAGAATTCGGCGATCTGCCGCATGCTGCAGGAGCTCTACGGGTTGACCAGGGCCGAAGCCCATCTGGTGCAGGCGCTCGGCACCGGCATGACGGCGGTTGCCTATGCGCGCAGCCGGGGCTTGAGCGTCACCACGGTCTACACCCATCTGCGGCGGACCCGCGAGAAGACCGGCTGGCGCAGCGTCGCCGAGCTGACGCGGCGCTTCTACGAGCT